The Rhododendron vialii isolate Sample 1 chromosome 5a, ASM3025357v1 genome contains a region encoding:
- the LOC131326165 gene encoding probable WRKY transcription factor 70 has translation MDPSSPSVNNLLGDREKLIQLLVQGNESANQLRLTLGKPSAGDDKSSVAALDLVKKVLGSFAESMSIVNRRPIEGVFDKVPVNTGGNSPSSNGRKADDSEGSSRSTSAFKQRRGCYKRRKTTQTCTKITSNLIDDGYAWRKYGQKVILNAKHPRNYYRCTHKFDQGCQATKQVQSTEEDPPMYRTTYHGSHTCQNLVKPPQIILDSTIPGDSSNSVFLSFGSTNYPNTKLNHETYYPTFPLVKHEYSHTQELKPSFNHIQSTSTDPLFLLSDLTAFNSSGPMPVLSSESDHGDVISSSGVYSCTTSTTHDDSHSFDLDMLVDVGDLDVSQFEYPFDN, from the exons ATGGACCCCTCCTCTCCGTCGGTAAACAACTTACTCGGCGACCGGGAAAAGCTAATTCAGTTGCTCGTTCAAGGCAACGAATCAGCAAACCAGCTCAGACTCACCCTCGGAAAACCCTCTGCTGGCGACGATAAATCGTCGGTGGCGGCCCTTGATCTTGTTAAGAAAGTCTTAGGATCGTTTGCGGAATCCATGTCGATAGTGAACCGGCGCCCAATTGAGGGGGTTTTCGATAAAGTTCCGGTGAATACGGGCGGGAATTCGCCTTCATCAAATGGCCGGAAAGCCGATGATTCTGAGGGGAGTAGCAGGAGTACATCCGCGTTTAAACAACGGAGAGGGTGTTACAAGAGAAG AAAGACTACTCAGACATGTACAAAAATCACCTCTAATTTGATCGACGATGGCTATGCGTGGAGAAAGTATGGACAGAAAGTTATCCTCAATGCCAAGCATCCAAG GAACTACTATAGGTGCACTCACAAGTTTGATCAAGGTTGCCAAGCAACCAAACAGGTTCAAAGTACCGAGGAGGACCCACCAATGTACCGGACCACATACCACGGCAGTCACACCTGTCAAAATCTAGTTAAACCTCCTCAGATAATCCTGGATTCCACTATCCCTGGGGACAGCTCTAATTCGGTTTTCCTTAGCTTTGGTTCAACCAACTATCCAAACACCAAATTGAACCATGAAACCTATTACCCAACCTTCCCTTTGGTAAAACATGAATACTCACATACCCAAGAGCTGAAGCCTAGTTTCAACCACATCCAATCAACTTCGACGGATCCTTTATTCTTGCTATCGGATTTGACGGCTTTTAATTCGTCCGGGCCTATGCCAGTTCTGTCGTCAGAGTCTGATCACGGCGATGTGATCTCTTCTTCCGGGGTGTACTCTTGTACGACTAGCACTACTCATGATGATAGTCATAGCTTTGACCTGGATATGCTGGTGGATGTTGGTGATTTGGATGTCTCGCAATTTGAATACCCTTTTGATAATTAG
- the LOC131326166 gene encoding WRKY DNA-binding transcription factor 70-like — translation MHMDSSPPANLSGDREKIIQELIQGRESANKLLTLILGKPPYGDDKSSSVSADDLLMKIFASFAESISVLNRGAPLEQVFDKIPVNTVGSLPIGLQPEDSEGSSKSTSVLKQRRGCYKRRKTNQTWTKITPNLIDDGHAWRKYGQKVILNTKHPRNYYRCTHKFDQGCQATKQVQSTEEDPPMFRTTYNGSHTCQNLLKPPQIILDSTIPGDSSNSVFLSFGSTNYPGTNLNHETYYPTFPLVKQEYSPNQELKPSFDHNKSTLANPLLTFDSSEPMLTLSSGSDHGDMISSSGAYSCTASTHDDSHHSFDLDVFGAVGDIDVSEFGFC, via the exons ATGCATATGGACTCCTCTCCTCCGGCAAACTTATCCGGCGACCGGGAAAAGATAATTCAGGAGCTGATTCAAGGCCGTGAATCAGCAAACAAGCTGCTCACGCTTATCCTTGGAAAGCCGCCCTATGGTGATGATAAATCATCATCTGTGTCGGCCGACGATCTCCTTATGAAAATCTTTGCATCGTTCGCGGAATCTATATCGGTGTTGAACCGGGGGGCCCCACTTGAGCAGGTTTTCGATAAAATTCCGGTAAATACTGTCGGGAGTTTGCCTATTGGCTTGCAGCCCGAAGATTCCGAGGGGAGCAGCAAGAGTACATCGGTTTTGAAACAACGGAGAGGGTGTTACAAGAGGAG AAAGACTAACCAAACATGGACAAAAATCACCCCAAATTTGATCGACGATGGCCATGCGTGGAGAAAGTATGGACAGAAAGTTATCCTCAATACCAAACATCCAAG GAACTACTATAGGTGCACTCACAAGTTTGATCAAGGTTGCCAAGCAACCAAACAGGTTCAAAGTACCGAGGAGGACCCACCAATGTTCCGGACCACATACAACGGCAGTCACACTTGTCAAAATCTACTTAAACCTCCTCAAATAATCCTGGATTCCACTATCCCTGGGGACAGCTCTAATTCAGTTTTCCTTAGCTTTGGTTCAACCAACTATCCAGGCACCAACTTGAACCATGAAACCTATTACCCAACCTTCCCTTTGGTAAAACAGGAATATTCTCCTAACCAAGAGCTGAAGCCTAGTTTCGACCACAACAAATCAACGTTGGCTAATCCTTTATTGACGTTTGATTCATCTGAGCCTATGCTAACGTTGTCATCAGGGTCTGATCACGGTGATATGATCTCTTCTTCCGGAGCTTACTCATGTACGGCTAGCACACATGATGATAGTCATCATAGCTTTGACCTGGATGTGTTTGGGGCTGTTGGTGATATTGATGTCTCTGAGTTTGGATTTTGTTAA